One window of the Cryptomeria japonica chromosome 7, Sugi_1.0, whole genome shotgun sequence genome contains the following:
- the LOC131078276 gene encoding putative UPF0481 protein At3g02645: MKLENQIPLFILIELLQLEFGTRTLAIAQLAALLSTYKVFCGFPLSSSLPGNAELTLKKYIEKDPCHLLDLYRMMIKNLLSHSNLESASPVEQYSCNGPIHNINGKRRRYGRWINLKLPGWMQKLSFIDISSPDESYSTLCTKSPDDSRSTLTAELLNGAGIKFQPGKIGFEKRRFGSSLLSLPQIQVWDNTETLLRNLMAYEECRRCSWSPEETLISHYVHLFKDLIDSDKDVYLLRKSQVIWNFVGSDEDIVRMFNHLTDGITFHSIQEIEVVMKEAREHYNSLWNVWMKQFKKEHCSKPWYILSRVAATLVLGMTAVQCIYSVKK, from the coding sequence ATGAAGTTAGAAAACCAAATTCCTCTGTTTATTCTCATAGAACTACTCCAGTTGGAATTTGGAACTCGAACACTTGCAATTGCACAGTTAGCTGCTCTGTTGAGTACCTACAAAGTGTTTTGTGGATTTCCACTTTCTTCATCATTGCCAGGAAATGCTGAGCTAACACTGAAGAAATACATCGAGAAAGATCCTTGCCATTTACTGGATTTGTATAGAATGATGATTAAAAATCTGTTATCACATTCGAATCTGGAATCAGCTAGTCCTGTTGAACAATACAGCTGTAATGGTCCAATTCATAATATCAATGGCAAACGTAGACGTTATGGGCGGTGGATCAATTTGAAACTACCTGGTTGGATGCAAAAACTCAGCTTCATCGATATATCTTCTCCCGATGAAAGCTACTCTACCTTATGTACAAAGTCTCCGGATGATAGCAGGTCTACCCTCACTGCGGAATTATTGAATGGCGCTGGTATCAAATTCCAACCAGGCAAAATTGGATTTGAAAAGAGAAGATTTGGAAGTAGTTTGCTTTCTCTTCCTCAAATCCAAGTGTGGGACAACACAGAGACATTGTTGCGGAACTTAATGGCATATGAAGAGTGTCGAAGGTGCTCATGGTCTCCAGAAGAGACACTAATTTCACATTATGTACATCTCTTCAAAGATTTAATTGATTCAGATAAAGATGTTTATCTGCTTCGAAAATCTCAAGTCATTTGGAACTTCGTGGGCAGTGATGAAGACATAGTACGTATGTTCAACCATCTTACAGATGGAATCACATTCCATTCCATTCAAGAAATTGAGGTGGTGATGAAAGAGGCGAGAGAACATTATAACAGTCTATGGAATGTGTGGATGAAGCAATTTAAGAAAGAACATTGTTCGAAACCATGGTATATTCTCTCCCGTGTAGCGGCGACACTCGTTTTGGGTATGACTGCTGTGCAGTGTATCTATTCGGTGAAGAAGTAG